From the Exiguobacterium aurantiacum genome, one window contains:
- a CDS encoding BCCT family transporter, whose translation MERKSQVTTVFLVSAIITVLFTIWGIFPERLLGNASLLNVTTKLQGWLSNGMGWFYLLSATGILLVAVFLVFSRFGSIRLGKDTDRPEFSYLTWFAMLFSAGMGIGLIFWGAAEPLSHFHAPPFESPTPEGDARTAMRYSFFHWGFHPWAIYAMIALAIAYSTFRKGRPATIGETIGSIVNDRYERPVKQTVDILAVIATAFGVATSLGFGAQQIAGGLHYLIPGVPNAFSTQFIIIAVVTVLYMISASTGLEKGIRILSNTNIFLAVVLLGATLVAGPSAFILDLFTQTIGTYLQQLPSMSFRTAALEPVEREWINGWTIFYWAWWISWSPFVGTFIARVSKGRTIREFIIGILLVPTSFGLLWFSVFGGSAIWADLFGGASLIDQVNEIGTEVGLFALFETFGGFGTVLSIVAIFLISTFFITSADSATYVLGMLTTNGKLIPPMRIKLIWGFIQSSIAAVLLYAGGLGALQAVAILVAFPFIFVLILMIVALFKDLADEPDERDKWIEAYKDEEDKLG comes from the coding sequence ATGGAAAGAAAAAGCCAAGTGACGACCGTTTTCCTCGTTTCAGCCATTATCACGGTCTTGTTCACGATTTGGGGAATCTTCCCTGAGCGCCTCCTTGGCAATGCCAGTCTCTTGAACGTGACGACAAAGCTGCAAGGGTGGCTCTCGAACGGGATGGGTTGGTTTTATTTACTCAGCGCGACTGGGATTTTACTCGTCGCCGTCTTTTTAGTCTTTTCAAGATTCGGCTCGATTCGACTCGGTAAAGATACGGACCGACCAGAATTCAGTTATTTGACATGGTTCGCCATGTTGTTCAGTGCTGGAATGGGGATCGGCCTCATCTTCTGGGGAGCAGCAGAACCGTTGTCACATTTCCATGCACCGCCGTTTGAGTCGCCGACGCCTGAAGGCGATGCGCGCACTGCGATGCGTTATTCATTCTTCCATTGGGGCTTCCACCCGTGGGCAATTTATGCGATGATTGCGCTCGCCATCGCCTACTCGACGTTCCGTAAAGGTCGCCCGGCGACAATCGGGGAGACAATCGGGTCGATTGTCAATGATCGCTATGAACGTCCGGTCAAACAGACGGTCGATATTTTAGCCGTCATCGCGACCGCTTTCGGTGTCGCGACTTCGCTCGGCTTCGGGGCCCAGCAAATCGCAGGCGGTTTGCATTACTTGATTCCAGGCGTACCGAACGCGTTCTCGACGCAATTTATCATCATCGCGGTCGTGACGGTGCTGTACATGATCAGTGCCTCGACGGGTCTCGAGAAAGGGATTCGGATCTTAAGTAATACGAACATCTTTCTCGCCGTCGTTTTGCTCGGAGCAACATTAGTGGCCGGACCGAGCGCGTTCATCCTCGACTTGTTTACACAGACGATTGGGACATACTTGCAACAGTTGCCATCGATGAGTTTCCGTACCGCTGCATTAGAACCGGTCGAACGGGAATGGATCAACGGTTGGACAATCTTCTATTGGGCATGGTGGATCTCATGGTCACCGTTCGTCGGGACGTTCATAGCCCGCGTCTCAAAAGGACGTACGATTCGTGAGTTCATCATCGGGATTCTGCTCGTACCGACCTCATTCGGTCTGCTTTGGTTCTCTGTCTTCGGCGGATCGGCCATCTGGGCCGACTTGTTCGGCGGCGCATCACTGATCGACCAAGTCAACGAGATCGGGACGGAAGTCGGATTGTTCGCCTTGTTCGAGACGTTCGGTGGATTCGGGACGGTTCTCAGCATCGTGGCCATCTTCCTGATCTCGACGTTCTTCATCACGTCAGCGGATTCGGCCACATATGTGCTCGGGATGCTGACGACGAACGGGAAACTGATCCCGCCGATGCGCATCAAGTTGATTTGGGGCTTCATCCAATCTTCAATCGCTGCTGTCTTGCTCTATGCGGGTGGACTTGGAGCGCTGCAAGCGGTCGCCATCCTCGTCGCGTTCCCGTTCATCTTCGTCTTGATTCTGATGATTGTCGCCTTGTTCAAGGACTTGGCCGACGAACCGGACGAGCGGGACAAATGGATTGAAGCGTATAAAGACGAAGAAGATAAACTCGGATAA
- the acnA gene encoding aconitate hydratase AcnA encodes MEQTNVLDAFKSRTQFEVNGQAYDFYRLKKLEEEGVTELSRLPYSIRVLLESVLRQQDGRAITKEHVENLAKWGTAEVSKDIDVPFKPARVVLQDFTGVPTVVDLASLRKAMADLGGDPNKINPEIPVDLVVDHSVQVDAYGFAGALMKNMDIEFERNEERYKFLRWAQTAFDNYRAVPPATGIVHQVNLEYLASVVLEKNDGTGNVAYPDSLVGTDSHTTMINGLGVLGWGVGGIEAEASMLGQPSYFPVPDVVGVKIIGEVNPGVTATDVALVVTEMLRNEKVVGKFVEFFGPSLHTMPLSDRATIANMAPEYGATCGFFPVDTETLNYMRTTGRPEELIDLVEAYSKANDLFYTPDQADPSFTKTLTLDLSKVQPSLAGPKRPQDRINLSDLQTAFVDSVTAPAGHSGFGLEKAELEKTAAVNYTDGAVDMRTGDVAIAAITSCTNTSNPYVMVGAGLVAKKAVERGLTVPKFVKTSLAPGSKVVTDYLDKAGLTPYLDQLGFNTVGYGCTTCIGNSGPLDREVEEAITSNDLLVSSVLSGNRNFEGRVHPLVKANFLASPPLVVAYALAGSVNFDIMNESFGTDKDGNEVFFKDIWPSNDEIKMVVQDVVSPEAFRKEYDTVFTGNERWNALDVPEGNLYDFSDDSTYIQNPPFFENLEPEAGVVHALNGLRVIGKFADSVTTDHISPAGAFSKTTPAGQYLQSKGVAPLDFNSYGSRRGNHEVMMRGTFANIRIRNQVAPGTEGGFTTYWPTGEIMPMYDAAMKYKEQGTGLVVFAGNDYGMGSSRDWAAKGTNLLGIRAVIAQSFERIHRSNLVMMGVLPLQFMDGESADSLGLTGEEAIDIQVDESVRPRDILNVKATHENGTVTEFKVVARFDSEVEIDYYRHGGILQMVLRNKLK; translated from the coding sequence ATGGAACAGACGAACGTATTAGACGCTTTCAAGTCTCGGACACAGTTCGAGGTCAATGGACAAGCGTACGATTTTTACCGGCTTAAAAAGCTTGAAGAAGAAGGGGTGACGGAACTTAGTCGACTTCCGTACTCGATTCGCGTATTGCTCGAATCTGTGCTTCGCCAACAGGATGGCCGCGCCATCACGAAAGAACATGTCGAGAACTTGGCTAAATGGGGTACTGCCGAAGTCTCGAAAGACATCGATGTTCCGTTCAAACCGGCTCGTGTCGTCCTTCAAGACTTTACGGGTGTGCCGACGGTCGTTGACCTCGCCTCACTTCGTAAGGCGATGGCTGACCTTGGTGGAGACCCGAACAAAATCAATCCTGAAATCCCGGTTGACCTCGTCGTCGACCACTCGGTCCAAGTCGATGCGTACGGTTTTGCCGGCGCACTCATGAAAAACATGGACATCGAGTTCGAGCGTAACGAAGAGCGTTACAAGTTCTTGCGTTGGGCTCAAACGGCGTTCGACAACTATCGTGCCGTCCCACCTGCGACAGGAATCGTTCACCAAGTCAACTTGGAGTACTTGGCGTCGGTCGTCCTCGAGAAGAATGACGGAACGGGCAATGTCGCCTATCCAGACTCGCTCGTCGGAACGGACTCGCACACGACGATGATCAACGGTCTCGGCGTCCTCGGTTGGGGTGTCGGTGGAATCGAAGCCGAGGCGAGCATGCTCGGACAACCGTCTTACTTCCCGGTACCAGACGTCGTCGGCGTCAAAATCATCGGTGAAGTCAATCCGGGTGTCACGGCGACAGACGTCGCGCTTGTCGTCACAGAGATGCTTCGTAACGAGAAAGTCGTCGGCAAGTTCGTCGAGTTCTTCGGTCCATCGCTTCACACGATGCCGCTCTCGGACCGGGCCACGATCGCCAACATGGCGCCTGAATATGGCGCGACGTGTGGTTTCTTCCCAGTCGATACGGAGACGCTCAACTACATGCGTACGACAGGTCGCCCAGAAGAATTGATCGACCTCGTCGAAGCCTACTCGAAAGCGAACGACTTGTTCTATACACCGGATCAAGCGGATCCTTCGTTCACGAAGACGCTCACGCTCGACTTGTCGAAAGTGCAACCGTCGCTTGCTGGACCGAAACGTCCACAAGACCGCATCAACTTATCAGACCTTCAGACGGCATTCGTCGACAGTGTGACGGCACCGGCCGGACACAGCGGCTTCGGTCTTGAAAAAGCCGAGCTTGAGAAAACGGCAGCTGTCAACTACACAGACGGCGCTGTCGACATGCGCACAGGTGACGTCGCGATTGCAGCCATCACAAGCTGTACGAACACATCGAACCCATACGTCATGGTCGGAGCAGGACTTGTCGCGAAAAAAGCCGTCGAACGCGGTCTCACGGTTCCAAAATTCGTGAAGACGTCGCTCGCACCGGGCTCGAAAGTCGTTACCGACTACCTCGACAAAGCCGGTCTCACGCCGTACCTCGACCAACTCGGTTTCAACACTGTCGGTTACGGATGTACGACATGTATCGGAAACTCGGGTCCACTCGACCGTGAAGTCGAAGAAGCGATCACATCGAACGATTTGCTCGTCTCATCGGTCCTCTCGGGGAACCGTAACTTCGAAGGCCGCGTCCACCCGCTCGTGAAAGCGAACTTCTTGGCGTCACCGCCACTCGTCGTCGCGTACGCGCTCGCCGGATCGGTCAACTTCGACATCATGAACGAGTCGTTCGGAACGGATAAAGATGGCAACGAAGTCTTCTTCAAAGACATCTGGCCATCAAACGATGAAATCAAGATGGTCGTTCAAGACGTCGTCTCACCGGAAGCGTTCCGTAAAGAGTACGACACGGTGTTCACAGGGAACGAGCGTTGGAACGCCCTCGACGTGCCAGAAGGCAACTTGTATGACTTCTCAGACGATTCGACGTATATCCAAAACCCGCCGTTCTTCGAAAACCTCGAGCCGGAAGCGGGCGTTGTCCATGCGTTGAACGGACTCCGCGTCATCGGGAAGTTTGCTGACTCGGTCACGACCGACCACATCTCACCAGCCGGAGCGTTCTCGAAAACGACACCAGCTGGCCAATACCTTCAATCAAAAGGTGTCGCACCGCTCGACTTCAACTCGTATGGCTCACGCCGCGGGAACCACGAAGTCATGATGCGCGGTACGTTCGCGAACATCCGTATCCGTAACCAAGTCGCACCAGGCACTGAAGGCGGCTTCACGACGTACTGGCCGACGGGCGAAATCATGCCGATGTACGATGCGGCCATGAAGTACAAAGAGCAAGGCACAGGCCTCGTCGTCTTCGCTGGAAACGACTACGGCATGGGCTCGTCACGTGACTGGGCAGCCAAAGGAACGAACTTGCTCGGCATCCGTGCCGTCATCGCGCAAAGCTTCGAACGGATTCACCGCTCGAACCTCGTCATGATGGGCGTCTTGCCACTCCAGTTCATGGACGGGGAGTCAGCCGACTCACTCGGACTCACAGGCGAAGAAGCGATCGACATCCAAGTTGACGAATCGGTCCGCCCACGTGATATCCTGAACGTCAAAGCGACTCATGAGAACGGTACGGTGACCGAGTTCAAAGTCGTCGCTCGCTTCGATTCAGAAGTCGAGATCGATTACTACCGTCACGGTGGAATCTTGCAGATGGTCCTCCGTAACAAATTGAAGTAA
- a CDS encoding M15 family metallopeptidase: MRKPSALMVCCALTLTLVGCTTSEQADSERVKQPQVTETERPAETPAEAPTDKEDKAVEEAPAPEAEPPAEEKPDVEEEPTAEAPAEEEPTQTPNEPLEQNGTANLNLDTLILVNKQIALPAGYQPPDLVTANIDFVDTATGERRMLRQEAARAIEKLMAGAKAANIDLKGTSAFRSYDYQVQLFNNYVARDGKEQAMKYSAPPGHSEHQTGLAIDVSSASVGYQLTQSLEQTKEGKWLADNAHIYGFIVRYQRAYEAETGYMFEPWHLRYIGVEHATAVHKANVPLERYLEQLMD; the protein is encoded by the coding sequence ATGCGAAAACCATCCGCGTTGATGGTGTGCTGCGCCTTGACACTCACATTAGTGGGCTGTACCACAAGCGAACAAGCCGATAGCGAGCGGGTTAAACAGCCGCAAGTCACCGAAACAGAACGACCAGCAGAGACTCCGGCCGAAGCGCCGACAGATAAAGAAGACAAAGCAGTTGAAGAAGCTCCGGCACCTGAAGCCGAACCACCTGCAGAAGAAAAGCCTGACGTAGAAGAAGAACCTACCGCTGAGGCACCGGCTGAAGAAGAGCCGACCCAAACGCCGAACGAACCGCTCGAACAGAACGGGACGGCGAATTTGAATCTCGATACACTTATCCTCGTCAACAAGCAAATCGCCTTGCCGGCGGGTTATCAACCGCCCGATCTCGTGACCGCGAACATCGACTTCGTGGACACGGCGACCGGGGAGCGGAGAATGCTCCGTCAAGAAGCGGCACGGGCCATCGAGAAACTGATGGCCGGGGCGAAAGCAGCAAATATCGATTTGAAAGGGACGAGCGCGTTCCGTTCCTACGACTATCAAGTCCAATTGTTCAATAACTATGTCGCCCGGGATGGAAAAGAACAAGCGATGAAATATTCTGCGCCACCAGGGCACTCCGAACATCAGACTGGCCTCGCCATCGACGTCTCGAGCGCCTCGGTCGGCTATCAGCTGACGCAGAGTCTCGAACAGACGAAAGAGGGCAAATGGTTGGCCGACAACGCCCACATTTACGGGTTCATCGTCCGTTATCAACGTGCGTATGAGGCCGAGACCGGTTATATGTTTGAACCGTGGCATTTACGCTATATCGGGGTCGAGCATGCGACGGCCGTCCACAAGGCGAACGTCCCGCTTGAGCGCTACCTCGAGCAATTAATGGATTAA
- a CDS encoding AAA family ATPase, protein MKQITLEQVQTDLTAWEEGGRVDEAALLSYAHWSRATGHRQELIRTLTLLATRRLQHRQSIDPLLNRWVKELESLGALPPALRVSQLYDLLRRHKQQLHVDWPKLRETDYASMKVQILTEYEAKTSELLEHLEQLHDEIDRAKSDLRDSEFKGQLERLFIVVIEAMQEVAALEDDTASLLASMQGNYFSREAFHRFGERVGLVKERLEGIIELLPEQTETTRSSAIESLESMIGLSDVKQRVKAWYRFLLFQKEREKAGFSSKHQPSLHLVFTGNPGTGKTTLARLMAEIYFELGLLARPDVVEADRSSLVGAFVGQTEEQVMNKVKEAEGGVLFIDEAYALKRQDASGSDYGQAAIDTLVAAMTSGEYAGKFVVILAGYPEEMRHFLLANPGLRSRFPESNHYELPNYSDDELVAIGEKVAAENNYVLTVEAKRALIARIDRERVDATFGNARTVHNILLDAMFKKGSRFGADAPLDEMALLTEVDFEMDATEDTSAPTLDDLVGMDEAKRQLREIEALVTIQKRRRELGLKTAPVQLHAALVGNSGTGKTTFAHLYAQLLKKTGYLKRGHLKVVSRADLVSGYVGQTAQKTKAAIRDALGGVLLIDEAYSLNGGPNDYGREAIDTLVDEMQKHGDNLVVVMAGYEAPMRRLIDSNPGLNSRIKRTIHFEDYSNEQLVDIAKKYAAKFGYTCDEDVSQALHDRLKEIDRPNARTALSLIDEAIARQSYRLIEMSSQDDDLNRILVVDIKTKL, encoded by the coding sequence ATGAAACAGATCACCTTGGAGCAAGTTCAAACCGACTTGACGGCTTGGGAAGAAGGCGGACGCGTCGACGAAGCAGCTCTTTTGTCTTACGCCCACTGGTCACGTGCGACCGGGCATCGTCAAGAGTTAATACGCACATTGACGCTGTTAGCGACGAGACGGTTACAACACCGTCAGTCGATCGACCCGCTGTTAAATCGTTGGGTGAAAGAATTGGAGTCGCTAGGTGCTTTACCGCCAGCCCTCCGTGTCAGCCAATTATATGATCTTTTGCGGCGCCACAAGCAACAGCTACATGTCGACTGGCCGAAGTTGCGGGAGACGGATTATGCATCGATGAAAGTTCAAATTTTGACCGAATATGAGGCGAAGACATCCGAATTGCTCGAACATCTCGAACAACTTCATGATGAAATCGACCGTGCCAAATCCGATTTACGTGATTCGGAGTTCAAAGGCCAACTCGAACGCCTGTTCATCGTCGTCATCGAGGCGATGCAAGAAGTGGCTGCGCTCGAAGACGACACGGCCTCGCTCTTGGCATCGATGCAAGGAAACTATTTCAGCCGCGAGGCGTTTCACCGCTTCGGTGAACGGGTCGGTCTCGTCAAGGAGCGACTCGAAGGAATCATCGAGTTGTTACCGGAACAAACCGAAACGACTCGGTCGAGTGCGATCGAATCGCTTGAGTCGATGATTGGTTTGTCTGACGTGAAACAACGTGTCAAAGCGTGGTATCGGTTCTTGCTGTTCCAGAAAGAACGTGAGAAGGCCGGGTTCTCGTCCAAACACCAACCATCACTTCATCTCGTGTTCACCGGCAATCCTGGAACCGGTAAGACGACGCTCGCGCGTCTCATGGCTGAGATTTATTTCGAGCTCGGCCTGCTCGCCCGTCCCGACGTCGTCGAGGCGGACCGGTCGAGTCTCGTCGGTGCCTTCGTCGGCCAGACGGAAGAACAGGTCATGAACAAGGTGAAGGAAGCCGAGGGCGGTGTCTTATTCATCGACGAGGCGTATGCCTTGAAACGTCAAGATGCGAGTGGGAGTGACTATGGACAAGCGGCCATCGACACGCTCGTCGCTGCCATGACGAGCGGCGAGTACGCCGGAAAGTTCGTCGTGATTCTCGCCGGTTATCCAGAGGAAATGCGCCATTTCCTGCTCGCAAACCCGGGACTTCGTTCCCGCTTCCCGGAATCCAACCATTATGAGCTTCCGAACTATAGCGATGATGAACTCGTCGCCATCGGCGAAAAAGTGGCGGCGGAGAACAACTACGTCCTGACGGTCGAGGCGAAGCGCGCCTTGATTGCGCGCATCGACCGGGAACGGGTCGACGCCACGTTCGGAAACGCACGTACAGTGCATAACATCTTACTCGATGCCATGTTCAAAAAGGGGTCCCGCTTTGGTGCCGATGCCCCGCTCGACGAGATGGCCTTATTGACGGAAGTGGATTTCGAGATGGATGCGACCGAGGACACGTCAGCCCCGACGCTCGACGATTTGGTCGGAATGGACGAGGCGAAACGTCAACTGCGTGAAATCGAGGCGCTCGTCACGATTCAAAAGCGCCGGCGCGAACTTGGATTGAAGACGGCACCGGTCCAACTTCACGCCGCACTCGTCGGCAACAGCGGGACAGGGAAGACGACGTTCGCTCACTTGTATGCCCAGCTGTTGAAGAAGACCGGCTACTTGAAACGGGGGCACCTGAAAGTCGTCAGCCGGGCCGATCTCGTCAGCGGTTATGTCGGTCAAACGGCACAGAAGACGAAGGCGGCGATCCGTGATGCGCTCGGCGGTGTGTTGTTGATTGATGAGGCATACAGCTTGAACGGAGGGCCGAACGACTACGGGCGCGAGGCCATCGATACGCTCGTTGACGAGATGCAAAAACATGGGGACAACCTCGTCGTCGTCATGGCGGGATATGAGGCGCCGATGCGTCGCTTGATCGACTCGAACCCGGGGCTCAATAGCCGAATCAAGCGGACGATCCACTTTGAGGACTACTCGAATGAGCAACTTGTCGATATCGCCAAGAAGTACGCCGCAAAATTTGGCTATACGTGTGATGAAGACGTCAGTCAGGCGCTCCACGATCGACTTAAGGAAATCGACCGTCCGAATGCACGGACGGCCCTCTCGTTGATCGATGAAGCGATTGCGAGACAGTCGTATCGTTTGATCGAAATGTCGTCGCAAGACGATGACTTGAATCGTATTTTAGTAGTAGATATTAAGACCAAGTTATAA
- a CDS encoding acyl-CoA thioesterase: MHTIQIPVRYQETDMMGIVYHANYLVYLEMARTELLRQLGVEYKDMEEAGFVSPVTNVSVDYKKSVTYGDTVHVRVWVDSYSKVRTVYGYELTDQDGHLVGSAKTTHVVVKRGDFKPIRLDREFPEWHDMYMRVMSPVL, translated from the coding sequence ATGCATACGATTCAGATTCCGGTCCGTTATCAGGAGACCGACATGATGGGCATCGTCTATCATGCAAACTATTTAGTGTATCTTGAGATGGCACGCACCGAGTTGTTGCGCCAACTTGGGGTCGAATATAAAGATATGGAAGAAGCGGGATTTGTTTCCCCAGTGACGAACGTCTCGGTCGATTATAAGAAGAGCGTGACGTATGGGGATACGGTCCACGTCCGGGTTTGGGTCGACAGTTATTCTAAGGTCCGGACCGTCTATGGTTATGAGTTGACCGACCAAGACGGCCATCTCGTCGGTTCAGCGAAGACGACGCATGTCGTCGTCAAACGAGGCGATTTCAAACCGATTCGGCTTGACCGCGAGTTTCCTGAGTGGCATGACATGTACATGCGCGTCATGAGTCCCGTCTTATAA
- a CDS encoding DUF3939 domain-containing protein, giving the protein MERQTKSGKNWWQRLTQKDVVPEEEIDLTLPQLREAIHEYEQTLPKGVNRTVLLDEAQEINLARLKKHLPGKPRQRFYMSKETFHIVPEDERELVYEMDQVQRALDLYFEQEKKIPFRKFQQTLQLDLTRLREGGYLKVLPKRPYYVVDETLIVSLEPKSPE; this is encoded by the coding sequence ATGGAGCGACAAACGAAATCAGGTAAGAATTGGTGGCAACGGTTGACGCAAAAAGACGTAGTACCGGAGGAAGAGATTGACCTCACACTACCGCAGTTGCGCGAAGCCATCCATGAATATGAACAGACGTTGCCTAAAGGCGTCAATCGCACGGTCTTGCTTGACGAAGCGCAAGAAATCAATTTGGCACGGCTGAAAAAACACTTGCCCGGAAAACCGAGACAGCGGTTTTATATGTCAAAAGAGACGTTTCATATCGTCCCTGAGGACGAGCGCGAATTGGTCTATGAGATGGATCAAGTGCAACGGGCGCTCGATTTATACTTTGAACAAGAAAAAAAAATACCGTTTCGAAAATTTCAACAGACACTGCAATTGGATTTGACTCGATTACGCGAGGGCGGCTATTTGAAAGTACTGCCAAAACGGCCTTACTACGTCGTTGACGAGACGTTAATCGTATCCTTGGAACCGAAATCGCCAGAGTGA
- the plsY gene encoding glycerol-3-phosphate 1-O-acyltransferase PlsY, with the protein MTEIIIILISYLLGSIPFALIVGKLGYKVDVREHGSGNLGTTNTFRVLGKKAGTLVLLGDMGKGLVAALLPLLFGSEMSLLLAGIPAIIGHSYPVFAKFKGGKSVATSAGVLLAAFPWFFVVVVGTFIVTLLVSKMVSLSSMAAAAVGLVTVVAYGIIAKDWLPLIVIVPLALFIIIKHRTNWQRIRSGTEPKVPLFQKRK; encoded by the coding sequence ATGACAGAAATCATCATCATTTTAATCAGCTATTTACTCGGTTCAATTCCGTTCGCTCTCATCGTCGGAAAGCTTGGCTATAAGGTCGACGTCCGTGAGCATGGGAGCGGGAATTTGGGCACGACAAACACGTTTCGTGTGCTCGGCAAAAAAGCCGGTACGCTCGTTCTGCTCGGGGATATGGGCAAAGGATTGGTCGCAGCCCTCTTACCGCTCCTCTTCGGAAGCGAGATGAGCTTGCTCCTCGCCGGGATCCCGGCCATTATCGGCCATTCGTATCCGGTGTTCGCCAAGTTCAAAGGCGGGAAATCGGTCGCGACGAGTGCGGGTGTCCTGCTCGCGGCGTTCCCATGGTTTTTCGTCGTCGTCGTCGGGACGTTCATCGTGACGCTCCTCGTCTCGAAGATGGTATCACTGTCTTCGATGGCAGCCGCGGCCGTCGGACTCGTGACCGTCGTCGCCTATGGCATCATCGCCAAGGACTGGTTACCACTTATCGTCATCGTTCCGCTCGCCTTGTTCATCATCATCAAGCATCGAACGAACTGGCAACGAATTCGTTCAGGTACGGAACCGAAAGTGCCGCTGTTTCAAAAGCGAAAATAA
- a CDS encoding peptide chain release factor 3 — protein MNQLKQEVEKRRIFGIISHPDAGKTTLTEKLLLHGGAIREAGTVKARKNSKHAKSDWMEIEKQRGISVTSSVMQFVYQDKVVSIMDTPGHNDFGEDTYRVLTSVDSAVMVIDAAKGIETQTKKLFQVCRMRGIPIFTFMNKLDRQARDPLELMEELEEVLGMPSVAVTWPIGSGMQFEGVYDRLKNEVHLFRGEKSTLTLNEDGVNDPILADYLTEENLTNLRDEIDLLDGAGNEIEVDAIQHGKLTPVFFGTALVDFGVTSFLNHYLAMSPAPEARKSNVGPIDPTSEEFSGFVFKIQANMNPAHRDRIAFVRICSGVFERGMDVTLTRTGKKIKLSQSTQLMANDRETVDQAFAGDVIGIYDSGTYQIGDTITTSKQKIAFEALPTFPPELFMRVSPINSLKSKHFHKGVEQLAQEGAIQVYRNEYNEIYLGAVGQLQFEVFEYRLNNEYGVDIRMEPVSYSVARWVKDKELKALKPFQDSRNMLVTDRWERPVFLFANEFTFDRFKERYEDELTLVDALDVNVEIGAE, from the coding sequence ATGAATCAATTAAAACAAGAAGTTGAGAAGCGTCGGATATTCGGCATCATCTCGCACCCGGATGCCGGTAAGACGACGCTGACGGAGAAGTTGCTCCTTCACGGGGGCGCCATCCGTGAGGCGGGGACGGTCAAAGCCCGCAAAAATTCCAAGCATGCCAAGTCGGACTGGATGGAAATCGAGAAACAACGTGGAATCTCGGTCACGTCGTCGGTCATGCAGTTCGTCTATCAAGACAAGGTCGTCTCGATCATGGATACACCGGGACACAACGATTTCGGGGAAGACACGTACCGCGTGTTGACGTCGGTCGATAGCGCCGTCATGGTCATCGATGCGGCCAAAGGGATTGAAACGCAGACGAAGAAATTGTTCCAAGTCTGTCGGATGCGGGGGATTCCAATCTTCACGTTCATGAATAAATTGGACCGCCAAGCGAGAGACCCGCTCGAACTCATGGAAGAGCTCGAAGAAGTGCTCGGCATGCCTTCGGTCGCCGTCACGTGGCCAATCGGGAGCGGGATGCAGTTCGAAGGGGTGTACGACCGCCTGAAGAACGAAGTCCACTTGTTCCGCGGCGAGAAATCGACGCTCACGTTGAATGAGGACGGTGTCAATGACCCGATTCTCGCCGACTATTTGACGGAAGAGAATTTGACGAACCTTCGAGATGAAATCGATCTTCTCGACGGTGCCGGCAATGAGATCGAAGTCGATGCGATTCAGCACGGGAAATTGACTCCGGTCTTTTTCGGGACGGCCCTCGTCGACTTCGGCGTGACATCGTTCTTGAACCACTATCTCGCCATGTCACCGGCCCCTGAGGCCCGTAAATCGAATGTCGGTCCAATCGACCCGACGTCAGAAGAGTTCAGTGGTTTCGTCTTCAAGATTCAAGCGAACATGAACCCGGCCCACCGTGACCGCATCGCCTTCGTCCGCATCTGTTCGGGCGTCTTCGAGCGCGGTATGGACGTCACGCTCACGCGGACAGGCAAAAAAATCAAGTTGAGTCAATCGACGCAGCTCATGGCCAATGACCGGGAGACGGTCGATCAGGCGTTCGCTGGGGACGTGATTGGAATTTACGATTCGGGGACGTACCAAATCGGCGACACGATCACGACATCGAAACAGAAAATCGCATTCGAGGCATTGCCGACGTTCCCGCCTGAACTGTTTATGCGCGTCTCGCCGATCAACTCGCTTAAGTCGAAGCATTTCCACAAAGGTGTGGAGCAGCTCGCCCAAGAGGGAGCGATTCAAGTGTATCGCAACGAATACAATGAGATTTATCTCGGTGCGGTCGGTCAACTCCAATTCGAAGTGTTCGAGTATCGCTTGAATAACGAATACGGCGTCGACATCCGCATGGAGCCTGTCTCGTACAGCGTTGCACGTTGGGTGAAGGACAAGGAATTGAAGGCGCTCAAACCGTTCCAGGACTCACGCAACATGCTTGTGACGGATCGTTGGGAGCGCCCCGTGTTCTTGTTCGCCAACGAGTTCACGTTCGACCGCTTCAAAGAACGGTATGAAGATGAGCTCACGCTCGTCGACGCCCTCGACGTCAATGTCGAGATTGGCGCTGAATAA